The following proteins come from a genomic window of Candidatus Bathyarchaeia archaeon:
- a CDS encoding UPF0147 family protein: MSAKKAKKREEYEARIKQAIAILDEVSQDTTTPRNIRKVAKDSIAMLNSDKYSLAVRAANATSMLEEISQDPNMPPYTRVKIWNAISLLEAIKD, from the coding sequence TTGTCGGCGAAGAAAGCGAAGAAAAGGGAGGAGTACGAGGCGCGGATCAAGCAAGCGATCGCCATATTGGACGAGGTTTCCCAAGATACAACGACGCCGAGGAATATAAGGAAAGTCGCTAAAGATTCGATTGCAATGCTGAACTCAGATAAGTATAGCTTGGCGGTCAGAGCGGCCAACGCCACCTCCATGCTTGAGGAGATCTCCCAAGATCCGAACATGCCTCCGTATACGCGGGTCAAGATCTGGAATGCCATCAGCCTGCTTGAGGCGATAAAGGATTAG
- a CDS encoding Sjogren's syndrome/scleroderma autoantigen 1 family protein has protein sequence MAEDLKRMAELLKSGAAMISKSCPVCASPLFKVGKDVICPKCNRPVVIVGIAEDERRALGGKILEMVESTILGKIGELNELMRAESDPERSRALGETLSVWLSALERLKRLSGGKEA, from the coding sequence TTGGCCGAGGACCTCAAAAGGATGGCCGAGCTCCTCAAGTCCGGCGCCGCGATGATCTCCAAATCCTGCCCCGTTTGCGCCTCCCCTCTATTTAAGGTCGGCAAGGATGTAATATGCCCAAAATGCAACCGCCCGGTTGTGATAGTGGGGATCGCTGAGGATGAGCGAAGGGCTCTCGGCGGGAAGATCTTGGAAATGGTGGAGTCGACGATCCTCGGGAAGATAGGAGAGCTGAACGAGCTCATGAGGGCGGAGAGCGATCCGGAGCGATCGAGGGCCCTTGGGGAGACGCTCTCGGTTTGGCTCTCGGCCCTCGAAAGGCTCAAGAGGCTCTCAGGGGGGAAGGAGGCCTAG
- a CDS encoding DEAD/DEAH box helicase: MGPLEFVSHPLIRKGAVERREYQERIAEACARENTLVCLPTGLGKSVIAALAIAKRLEGSGGRAVVLAPTKPLVLQHYNNFRRILNFGDEEFGLATGEVPPRRRSEVWRKRIVFSTPQTFMNDLIVGKIDLSGIAILVVDEAHRAVGDYAYSYICERYSSEPGSLIVGLTASPGSSREAIEEVCRNIRARNVEVRTLSSPDVKPYIGGIKMEREEVNLPENFLRARSLLFDFIRRALRSAKELGLLGDWDLARPTAKRVLGLCEELRKSSAGGADPKFSEAITGLYASLHALKALELLETQSLTSFREYIDGLRAKYKVRRARSLRAFFEDDGILKAVGLVEGLLERGEEHPKIPKAIEVVKRELGNGAERIIVFANYRSTAKRLAEGLAAAGGGIKVARLVGQLNKGEDRGMSQREQAAILEGFRSGEYNVLVATQIGEEGLDISECGAVILYDCVPSAIRFIQRKGRTGRREPGRAIMLVAKGTSDEAYYWMAKRREGEMNRTLAGMASAASPRGQFTLEGFVKSDGGPGGGPMVKVIVDSREVSSGVVRELSRLGAKLECRSLEIGDYLVSDKVAIERKMGDDFASSLIDGRLFSQAVELKSAYESPIMLIEGEYLYTGRDVKPEAILGAISSLLVDYGIKIMWTRDAAESALFIYSLAKREQMEGGRTVRLRSEKKPASLREMQEYLVAGLPYVDSIRAKRLLERFGSPERVFTASQSELKEVPGVGEKISEAIRRVLTSRYGGEGGTEDD; encoded by the coding sequence TTGGGGCCATTGGAGTTCGTGAGTCATCCCTTGATAAGGAAGGGTGCCGTCGAAAGAAGGGAGTATCAAGAGAGGATAGCGGAAGCTTGCGCCCGGGAAAATACCCTAGTCTGCCTCCCGACAGGCCTAGGAAAGTCCGTAATAGCGGCTTTGGCTATCGCCAAAAGGCTCGAAGGATCTGGGGGCAGAGCCGTCGTCCTCGCCCCGACGAAGCCCCTCGTCCTCCAGCATTACAACAACTTCAGGAGGATCCTGAACTTTGGTGACGAGGAGTTCGGGTTGGCGACTGGGGAAGTTCCGCCCAGGAGGAGGAGCGAGGTTTGGCGGAAGCGAATAGTTTTCTCCACTCCCCAAACCTTCATGAATGATTTGATAGTTGGCAAGATAGATTTGAGTGGGATAGCGATCCTAGTAGTCGATGAGGCGCATAGGGCCGTCGGGGATTACGCCTATTCATACATCTGCGAGCGGTATTCCTCCGAGCCCGGATCGCTGATAGTCGGGCTCACGGCCTCTCCCGGGTCCAGTAGGGAGGCGATCGAGGAGGTATGTAGGAACATCCGCGCGAGGAATGTGGAGGTTAGGACCCTTTCAAGTCCAGATGTTAAGCCATATATCGGGGGCATCAAGATGGAGCGGGAGGAGGTCAATCTGCCCGAGAACTTCCTTAGGGCCCGATCCCTGCTATTCGACTTCATTAGGAGGGCATTAAGGAGCGCCAAGGAGCTGGGCCTCTTGGGGGATTGGGATTTGGCGAGGCCGACCGCCAAGAGGGTCCTCGGCCTTTGCGAGGAATTGCGCAAATCATCGGCCGGTGGGGCAGATCCAAAATTCAGTGAAGCTATAACGGGTCTTTATGCATCGCTCCATGCCCTCAAGGCCCTAGAGCTACTCGAAACCCAAAGCTTGACGTCATTCAGGGAGTACATCGATGGGCTGAGGGCCAAATACAAGGTCAGGAGGGCGAGGTCCCTGAGGGCCTTCTTCGAGGACGATGGCATCCTCAAGGCGGTGGGTCTAGTCGAGGGGCTTTTGGAACGAGGAGAGGAGCATCCGAAGATCCCTAAAGCGATAGAGGTCGTCAAAAGGGAGCTAGGAAATGGGGCCGAGAGGATAATAGTATTCGCTAATTATCGCTCAACGGCCAAGAGGCTCGCGGAGGGGTTGGCCGCAGCAGGAGGTGGGATTAAGGTCGCTAGGCTAGTTGGGCAGCTCAACAAAGGGGAAGATAGGGGGATGTCCCAAAGGGAGCAAGCCGCCATCCTTGAGGGTTTCAGGTCCGGGGAATACAACGTCCTTGTAGCCACGCAAATAGGCGAGGAAGGGTTGGATATATCGGAGTGCGGCGCAGTCATCCTATACGATTGCGTCCCGAGTGCTATAAGATTCATCCAACGGAAGGGGAGGACCGGGAGGAGGGAGCCGGGTAGGGCGATAATGCTCGTGGCCAAGGGGACGAGCGATGAGGCCTATTATTGGATGGCCAAAAGGAGGGAGGGTGAGATGAACCGAACTCTGGCCGGGATGGCATCGGCGGCCTCGCCAAGGGGCCAATTCACTTTAGAGGGATTCGTCAAAAGCGATGGCGGGCCCGGCGGAGGGCCAATGGTTAAGGTGATCGTCGATTCTAGGGAGGTGAGCTCGGGCGTCGTGAGGGAGCTATCGAGGCTGGGTGCGAAGCTGGAATGCAGATCGCTCGAGATTGGCGATTACCTAGTCTCGGATAAGGTCGCTATCGAGAGGAAGATGGGCGATGACTTCGCCTCCTCCCTCATTGATGGGAGGCTCTTCAGTCAAGCGGTGGAGCTAAAGTCGGCCTACGAATCCCCCATAATGCTCATCGAGGGCGAATATCTCTACACCGGTAGGGACGTAAAGCCCGAGGCCATCCTAGGAGCCATATCCAGCTTGCTGGTGGATTACGGCATCAAGATCATGTGGACTAGAGATGCAGCGGAGTCTGCGCTATTCATCTATTCGCTCGCCAAGAGGGAGCAGATGGAGGGGGGCAGGACCGTGAGATTGAGGAGTGAGAAAAAGCCCGCGAGCCTAAGGGAGATGCAGGAGTACTTGGTGGCTGGTTTGCCATACGTGGATTCGATCAGGGCCAAGAGGCTCTTGGAGAGGTTCGGGTCCCCGGAGAGGGTTTTCACCGCCTCTCAATCGGAGCTGAAGGAAGTGCCGGGCGTTGGGGAGAAGATATCCGAGGCCATAAGGAGGGTCCTAACGAGCAGATATGGAGGGGAAGGTGGGACGGAGGACGATTGA
- a CDS encoding Lrp/AsnC family transcriptional regulator produces the protein MAIGMDEIDEKILKILEEDARASYVDIGKKLRLSEGAVRRRVQNLVREGVIKKFTIQREFTRGTKAIVLISVNTPLPTPEVSKALRKIEGVQMVYEVTGQYDIAVFISGASITDVDHCLEEVRQVKGVMNTNTLIILREW, from the coding sequence ATGGCGATCGGGATGGATGAGATAGATGAGAAGATCCTGAAGATCTTGGAGGAGGACGCAAGGGCCTCTTATGTGGATATCGGAAAAAAGCTACGTCTTTCGGAAGGAGCCGTGAGAAGGAGGGTGCAGAATCTCGTAAGGGAGGGGGTCATAAAGAAATTCACGATCCAAAGGGAGTTCACGCGGGGGACGAAGGCCATAGTGTTGATCTCGGTCAATACTCCGCTGCCTACGCCCGAGGTCTCGAAGGCCCTCAGGAAAATAGAGGGTGTCCAAATGGTGTATGAGGTCACGGGTCAATACGATATAGCTGTTTTCATCTCAGGGGCCAGCATAACGGATGTCGATCATTGCCTAGAGGAAGTCAGGCAGGTGAAAGGTGTCATGAATACCAATACCCTCATAATACTGAGGGAATGGTAG
- a CDS encoding TFIIB-type zinc ribbon-containing protein has protein sequence MPKIKCPDCGAEFDAPQDASAGEIVSCPDCGLELEIKKIEGDEVEVRELAVEGEDWGE, from the coding sequence ATGCCAAAAATAAAATGCCCGGATTGCGGGGCCGAGTTCGATGCCCCCCAAGATGCCTCCGCTGGGGAGATAGTGAGCTGCCCAGATTGCGGTTTGGAGCTGGAGATTAAGAAGATAGAGGGCGATGAGGTGGAGGTCAGAGAGCTGGCCGTGGAAGGAGAGGATTGGGGGGAGTGA
- the argC gene encoding N-acetyl-gamma-glutamyl-phosphate reductase, with protein MKVGIIGGSGYGGGELLRILLFHQNVEVSAVTSRPYAGEFVFRVHPNLRGLTQLKFVKPDPEAIANTCDLVFTSLPHGASVKFVPLLLELGLKVIDLGADFRLKDPKDYEVWYGWKHERPELLERAVFGLPELHREEIKGADLVACPGCMANASILGLAPLIKAKVVDKERIIVDAKMGSSGAGAKPTPAGHHPEKYNSIRAYKPVGHRHTAEIIQELSSLGGGKVTVSFSAHSVNMARGILATIHTFHSGDLKESDVWRIYRSTYQGEPFIRLVKDRKALHGLPDPKNVMGSNYCDIGFELDPHSNRLVVLSAIDNLVKGAAGTAVHCMNIMMGFDEREGLMSPPLHPL; from the coding sequence TTGAAGGTCGGGATAATAGGGGGATCGGGATATGGCGGCGGGGAGCTGCTGAGGATATTGCTATTCCACCAAAACGTGGAGGTTTCCGCGGTCACATCTAGGCCATATGCCGGGGAGTTCGTCTTCAGGGTCCATCCGAACCTCAGGGGATTGACCCAACTCAAATTCGTGAAGCCGGACCCGGAGGCGATAGCTAACACCTGCGATCTAGTCTTCACCTCCTTGCCCCACGGCGCCTCGGTGAAGTTCGTCCCCCTACTCCTCGAGCTCGGCCTGAAGGTCATAGACTTGGGGGCGGACTTCAGGCTCAAGGATCCAAAGGATTACGAGGTCTGGTATGGGTGGAAACACGAGCGCCCGGAGCTATTGGAGAGGGCCGTCTTCGGCCTCCCGGAGCTCCACAGGGAGGAGATAAAGGGCGCCGATTTAGTCGCATGCCCTGGCTGCATGGCCAATGCCTCAATCTTGGGCCTAGCCCCCCTCATCAAGGCCAAGGTCGTGGATAAGGAGAGGATCATCGTCGATGCAAAAATGGGGAGCTCGGGAGCCGGGGCCAAGCCCACGCCCGCCGGACACCATCCTGAAAAATATAACAGCATTAGGGCATACAAGCCCGTGGGGCATAGGCATACGGCCGAGATAATCCAAGAGCTAAGCTCCCTAGGGGGCGGGAAGGTCACGGTATCCTTCTCGGCCCATTCCGTCAACATGGCGAGAGGTATATTAGCGACGATCCACACATTCCACTCGGGCGATTTGAAGGAATCGGACGTTTGGAGGATCTATAGATCCACCTACCAAGGGGAGCCGTTCATAAGACTCGTGAAGGATAGGAAGGCTCTCCACGGACTCCCGGACCCCAAGAACGTCATGGGATCGAACTATTGCGACATCGGCTTTGAATTGGACCCCCATTCGAATAGGCTAGTAGTCTTATCGGCCATAGATAACTTGGTGAAGGGGGCGGCCGGAACGGCGGTCCATTGCATGAACATAATGATGGGGTTCGATGAGCGCGAGGGATTGATGAGCCCTCCGCTACATCCGCTGTGA
- a CDS encoding [LysW]-aminoadipate/[LysW]-glutamate kinase, whose translation MIVVKIGGSLLESSIPEGFLGDVKNAFERSRLILVHGGGKIVTNLANRLGKEQVFVTSPQGFRSRYTDRETVEIYAMGMAGLANKALVSALASRGIPAVGISGLDGPLIRARRKKDLIIIDEKGRKKRIDGGYTGTIVEVDRRLLEALLNAGFLPVVAPLAIGEEFEFLNVDGDRAAAQIAGAMGADVLVLLTDVRGLILDGEVVPKLTKGEAEAILGKVGPGMITKVHAAIQAIEKGVGKVVIGSGQESEPIRSAVELERGTVIVP comes from the coding sequence CTGATCGTCGTGAAAATAGGCGGTAGTCTCTTGGAGTCCTCGATCCCGGAGGGATTCCTCGGGGACGTCAAGAACGCCTTCGAGCGGTCTCGCTTGATCCTAGTCCACGGCGGAGGGAAGATCGTGACGAACCTCGCCAACAGGCTCGGCAAGGAGCAGGTCTTCGTTACATCACCCCAAGGCTTCAGGAGCAGATATACTGATAGGGAAACTGTGGAGATCTATGCCATGGGTATGGCGGGGCTCGCGAACAAGGCCCTTGTTTCGGCCCTCGCGAGCCGAGGGATCCCCGCGGTTGGCATAAGCGGGCTCGATGGGCCCTTGATAAGGGCGAGGAGGAAGAAGGACCTCATAATAATCGATGAAAAGGGCAGGAAGAAGCGCATAGATGGGGGATATACGGGCACCATAGTGGAGGTCGATAGGAGGCTCCTAGAGGCCCTTCTTAACGCCGGCTTCCTCCCGGTCGTGGCGCCATTGGCCATCGGCGAGGAGTTCGAGTTCCTGAATGTCGACGGCGATAGGGCGGCGGCTCAGATAGCGGGGGCAATGGGGGCAGATGTTTTAGTCCTCCTGACGGACGTAAGGGGCCTCATATTGGATGGCGAGGTGGTTCCAAAGCTCACCAAGGGCGAGGCGGAGGCGATCTTAGGGAAGGTCGGGCCGGGCATGATAACCAAGGTCCACGCCGCGATACAGGCCATCGAGAAGGGCGTCGGGAAGGTCGTGATCGGATCCGGCCAAGAGTCGGAACCCATAAGATCGGCGGTGGAATTAGAGAGGGGCACGGTGATCGTTCCTTGA
- a CDS encoding aspartate aminotransferase family protein, protein MKADEAISIEQRLMAGVYSKRPMVAVRGKGARIWDSEGREYIDCMGSYGVSIIGHCHPKLVEAICRQASELISCHGSLYNDKRSEFLEKLSRVTPKGVDRAFLGNSGAEAVECALKLARKYTGKKEIIAMMGAFHGKTMGALSVTWDKKYRTPFEPLVPGIRHVPFGNLDRLREAISPETAAVIVEPIQGEGGIKLPPEGYLKGVRDLCDEKGILLIFDEIQTGLGRTGRMFACEHWSVVPDIMCIGKAIAGGIPMGVTVAKEEVMSAFKRGEHTSTFGGNPLACAAASATLDIITGEGLPERASRLGLRLMEGLLALKEKHNAIREVRGMGLMMGVEMKHDVYNVIMKSLEKGLLILDAGKNVLRFLPPLVIEEAQLDRAIRILDEAIEDVAGGETGGRLPDRVTQGV, encoded by the coding sequence TTGAAGGCGGATGAAGCCATATCAATTGAACAAAGGCTCATGGCGGGCGTATATTCGAAGAGGCCCATGGTGGCCGTTAGGGGGAAGGGAGCGAGGATATGGGATTCGGAGGGCAGGGAGTACATAGATTGCATGGGTAGCTACGGTGTGAGCATAATAGGCCATTGCCATCCGAAGCTCGTCGAGGCCATATGCCGCCAAGCCAGCGAGCTGATCTCCTGCCACGGCTCTTTATACAACGATAAGAGGTCGGAATTTTTGGAGAAGCTCTCGAGGGTGACCCCGAAGGGAGTGGATAGGGCGTTCCTCGGGAACAGTGGGGCTGAGGCCGTCGAATGCGCCCTGAAGCTCGCGAGGAAGTACACCGGGAAGAAGGAGATAATCGCCATGATGGGTGCCTTCCATGGGAAGACCATGGGGGCGCTCTCCGTCACTTGGGATAAGAAGTACAGGACTCCCTTTGAGCCCCTCGTCCCGGGCATAAGACATGTGCCATTCGGCAACTTGGATAGGTTAAGGGAGGCAATCTCGCCCGAAACGGCGGCGGTCATAGTTGAGCCGATCCAAGGGGAGGGCGGAATCAAGCTCCCGCCGGAGGGGTATCTGAAGGGCGTTAGGGATTTATGCGATGAGAAGGGCATCCTCCTAATCTTTGATGAGATCCAAACGGGGCTCGGCAGGACGGGGAGGATGTTCGCCTGCGAGCATTGGTCCGTTGTGCCGGATATAATGTGCATAGGTAAGGCGATCGCGGGCGGGATACCGATGGGCGTTACGGTCGCGAAGGAGGAGGTCATGTCGGCCTTCAAGAGGGGGGAGCATACGAGCACGTTCGGCGGCAACCCCCTCGCTTGCGCTGCCGCCTCTGCCACCTTGGATATAATAACTGGCGAGGGCTTACCTGAGAGGGCCTCTCGCTTGGGGCTCCGCCTTATGGAGGGCCTCCTCGCCCTCAAGGAGAAGCATAACGCCATCCGCGAGGTTAGGGGAATGGGGTTAATGATGGGTGTCGAGATGAAGCACGACGTCTATAACGTCATAATGAAATCCTTGGAGAAGGGCCTCTTGATCCTAGACGCTGGCAAGAACGTTCTGCGCTTCCTCCCGCCCTTGGTGATCGAGGAGGCTCAGCTGGATAGGGCCATAAGGATATTGGACGAGGCCATCGAGGATGTCGCCGGCGGAGAAACGGGCGGTAGACTTCCTGATCGAGTTACTCAGGGCGTATAG
- a CDS encoding M20/M25/M40 family metallo-hydrolase gives MSPAEKRAVDFLIELLRAYSPFGQEGAASDLILSEMTRLGIRARRDEVGNVIGEVGSGAHPALLLCGHMDTVPGFIPVRVEGGTLYGRGAVDAKSSLASMILSAGALAKEGINGRIIMACVVDEEGEGRGIKNLMKGGLDIDYAIFGEPSGVSNITIGYKGSMRIILRIGTEPGHSSAPWLFENAIERAFELWGAFKEFHLPGEDLSSKFYSITSCIMKIRGGSDSTSVPSECDLTIDLRFPPQISLEAIFSKARELVDKFREEHPKVSVDLEFGDITKPFEADRRSPLVRALSWAIRTELRKQPTLLRKTGTADLNVLGEVLKVPMVAYGPGDSRLDHTPHERIDIREYLDSIRVYKAAIRRLFELHRAGPEEGIP, from the coding sequence ATGTCGCCGGCGGAGAAACGGGCGGTAGACTTCCTGATCGAGTTACTCAGGGCGTATAGCCCATTCGGGCAAGAGGGTGCAGCATCAGACCTGATCCTGAGCGAGATGACTAGGCTCGGGATCAGGGCCCGCAGGGACGAGGTCGGGAACGTCATAGGGGAGGTGGGCAGCGGGGCCCATCCGGCCCTACTCCTTTGCGGCCACATGGATACGGTCCCAGGCTTCATACCGGTGAGGGTGGAGGGGGGAACCCTCTACGGCAGGGGGGCAGTCGATGCGAAATCCTCGCTGGCATCGATGATCCTCTCGGCCGGGGCCTTGGCGAAGGAGGGGATCAACGGCCGGATCATTATGGCTTGCGTCGTGGACGAGGAGGGAGAGGGGAGGGGAATAAAGAACCTCATGAAAGGAGGGTTGGATATAGATTACGCAATCTTTGGCGAGCCAAGCGGGGTTTCAAACATAACGATAGGCTACAAGGGGAGCATGAGGATAATCCTCAGGATCGGGACGGAGCCCGGGCATTCATCGGCCCCTTGGCTCTTCGAGAACGCGATAGAGAGAGCATTCGAGCTATGGGGGGCCTTCAAGGAGTTCCACCTCCCGGGCGAGGACTTGAGTAGCAAGTTCTACTCGATCACCTCATGCATCATGAAGATCCGGGGCGGCTCCGATTCCACATCAGTTCCCTCGGAATGCGATCTGACCATAGACTTGAGGTTCCCACCGCAGATATCGCTTGAGGCGATATTCTCGAAAGCTAGGGAGCTCGTTGATAAGTTCAGGGAGGAGCACCCCAAGGTGAGCGTCGATTTGGAATTTGGGGATATAACCAAGCCCTTCGAGGCCGATAGGAGATCCCCGCTCGTGAGGGCCCTATCTTGGGCCATAAGGACCGAGTTGAGGAAACAGCCCACGCTGCTCAGGAAGACGGGTACTGCTGACCTCAACGTGCTCGGGGAGGTCTTGAAGGTCCCCATGGTCGCCTATGGTCCCGGGGATTCCCGATTGGATCATACGCCGCATGAGCGCATCGATATACGGGAGTACTTGGATAGCATCAGGGTATACAAAGCGGCTATCAGGAGGCTATTCGAATTGCATCGGGCTGGGCCCGAAGAGGGCATCCCTTAA
- a CDS encoding hydrogenase 3 maturation endopeptidase HyCI: MEIVELRSELAKWLEGAKRIAVLGIGNPIRRDDAIGVEVVKALEGKVPGRVLLLNCETIPESFAWKVAEFRPTHILLVDAADFLGDPGEARLFSADETVGTSISTHSLPLKVLSKYLEMETGAKVAVLAIQPKDLGLGEGLSDELRASLDRLIEILRDALFGPSPMQFE, from the coding sequence GTGGAGATCGTGGAGCTGCGCTCGGAGCTGGCTAAATGGCTCGAGGGGGCCAAGAGGATCGCGGTTCTTGGGATCGGGAACCCCATCAGGAGGGACGACGCCATAGGCGTGGAGGTCGTGAAGGCATTGGAGGGCAAGGTCCCAGGGCGGGTCCTCCTCCTGAACTGCGAAACAATTCCCGAGAGTTTCGCTTGGAAGGTAGCCGAGTTCCGCCCAACCCATATACTATTGGTGGATGCCGCGGATTTCTTGGGGGATCCGGGCGAGGCGAGGCTGTTCAGCGCTGACGAAACCGTCGGGACGTCCATATCGACCCATTCCCTGCCCCTCAAGGTCCTATCGAAGTATTTGGAAATGGAGACCGGAGCGAAGGTCGCCGTGTTGGCCATACAGCCGAAGGACTTGGGGCTTGGGGAGGGGTTAAGCGATGAGCTCCGGGCATCCCTTGACCGCTTGATCGAGATTTTAAGGGATGCCCTCTTCGGGCCCAGCCCGATGCAATTCGAATAG
- a CDS encoding Coenzyme F420 hydrogenase/dehydrogenase, beta subunit C-terminal domain: MQARPKIWGNLLAEVVRAGLCTRCSACAASCPVDAIDMAGPNGDPVLTGRCVLCQICYHVCPRTGISISDIEKKVFGRTRRSEEAFGVYISAYSIRARDWGLLRKCQDGGAVSALLGYALSSGIVGEAIVVDRDENWLPIPRIAIEPADASACAGSKFIVAPTIFKAKEAVLGFPNSKIAIVALPCQLQSIRKMQASHFTYAKLSERIALTLGLFCTRAFTRDGLPKALSEAGVNPRSASRIIARGSELKVQVGEGEVSMPIARIGPHLMGSCDYCTDFTSELADLSFGSTGSEIGWTTVITRSNLGDELVRGAIKSGAVEYKPLGDEGLRAIIEESRKKGKRDASKYLRD, translated from the coding sequence TTGCAAGCGAGACCCAAGATCTGGGGAAACTTGTTGGCGGAGGTCGTTAGAGCAGGGCTTTGCACCAGATGCAGCGCGTGCGCTGCATCATGTCCCGTTGATGCCATAGACATGGCTGGCCCAAATGGGGATCCGGTGCTAACCGGGCGTTGCGTGCTTTGCCAAATATGTTATCACGTCTGCCCTAGGACCGGGATATCGATCTCCGATATTGAGAAGAAGGTATTCGGCAGGACTAGGAGGTCGGAGGAGGCTTTTGGAGTTTACATAAGCGCCTATTCTATCAGGGCTAGGGATTGGGGATTATTGCGCAAATGCCAAGACGGCGGGGCCGTTAGCGCCCTCTTGGGATACGCGCTCAGCTCTGGGATCGTCGGAGAGGCGATCGTCGTAGATAGGGACGAGAACTGGCTCCCGATCCCGAGGATCGCCATCGAGCCCGCGGATGCATCGGCCTGCGCTGGATCAAAGTTCATCGTGGCGCCGACCATCTTCAAGGCCAAGGAGGCCGTATTGGGATTCCCCAACTCCAAAATAGCCATAGTTGCCCTACCCTGCCAACTCCAATCCATAAGGAAAATGCAAGCCTCCCATTTCACATACGCCAAGCTATCGGAGAGGATCGCCCTTACCCTCGGCCTGTTTTGCACTAGGGCCTTTACTCGGGACGGCCTCCCGAAGGCGCTCTCCGAGGCCGGGGTAAATCCCAGAAGCGCCTCAAGGATAATCGCGAGGGGCTCGGAGCTCAAGGTCCAAGTTGGCGAAGGCGAGGTTTCGATGCCGATCGCGAGGATTGGCCCTCACCTCATGGGCTCCTGCGACTACTGCACCGATTTCACCTCAGAGTTGGCCGACCTCTCGTTCGGATCTACCGGCTCCGAGATCGGCTGGACGACCGTTATCACGAGGTCCAATCTAGGCGATGAGCTCGTTAGAGGGGCTATCAAATCCGGCGCAGTCGAATATAAGCCCCTGGGCGATGAGGGACTGCGAGCGATAATCGAAGAATCGCGGAAGAAGGGGAAGAGGGACGCGAGCAAATACCTCAGGGATTAG
- a CDS encoding DUF61 family protein: protein MAIDAQEEGIYEHLRRELRILSSHLPKERKSLRQLLGEERPHVICNDGTAHHFKRRELEYLASILGAEEVGRLLLPILIELTPSSSEASIALGSGAELKVVRHILGMEPTVRDERIILYRPQVAALRRALRTSTQYYLAVGAMGTS, encoded by the coding sequence TTGGCGATCGACGCGCAGGAGGAGGGGATCTACGAGCACTTGAGGAGGGAGCTAAGGATCCTGAGCTCCCATTTGCCCAAGGAGAGGAAGAGCCTTCGCCAGCTCTTGGGCGAGGAGCGCCCCCACGTTATCTGTAATGATGGAACGGCGCACCATTTCAAAAGAAGGGAGCTCGAATACCTCGCCAGTATCCTCGGGGCCGAAGAGGTGGGGAGGCTCCTGCTGCCCATCCTGATAGAGCTCACGCCCTCATCGAGCGAGGCCTCCATCGCCCTCGGCAGCGGCGCCGAGTTAAAGGTCGTTAGGCACATCTTAGGGATGGAACCGACGGTTCGGGATGAGAGGATAATCCTCTATAGGCCGCAGGTGGCTGCCCTCAGGAGAGCTCTGAGGACCTCGACGCAATACTATTTGGCCGTAGGGGCGATGGGGACCAGCTAA
- a CDS encoding V-type ATP synthase subunit D, with product MSQQRLIRVRPTKIELIRLKRRLSLAKRVHGIVKDRLLILTMEFLQVAKENVELREKLVESMRRAYMALGLALGQHGSEQLDRECLVTGRDLRISASTKNVMGVHCPMLEGEDIRRAASERGYSLFDTSAYLDEAARLFEESLEIMIELGELKKTLDLLGLEIGRAKRITNALEHILIPRIMASIKYLQMKFEEREREEKVRLKRLKMILSRR from the coding sequence GTGTCTCAGCAAAGGCTCATTAGGGTAAGGCCGACCAAGATAGAGCTCATAAGGCTGAAGCGAAGGCTCTCCTTGGCCAAGAGAGTTCATGGTATAGTCAAGGATAGGTTATTGATCCTCACCATGGAGTTTCTCCAAGTCGCCAAGGAGAACGTGGAGCTCAGGGAGAAGCTGGTCGAAAGTATGAGGAGGGCCTACATGGCGCTCGGGCTGGCCTTGGGCCAGCATGGGAGCGAGCAGTTGGATAGGGAATGTTTGGTCACGGGGAGAGATTTGAGGATCTCTGCCTCCACCAAGAACGTGATGGGGGTCCATTGTCCCATGCTGGAGGGGGAGGACATTAGGAGGGCAGCATCGGAGAGAGGATATTCGCTATTCGATACATCGGCCTACTTGGATGAGGCGGCGAGGCTCTTCGAGGAATCATTGGAGATCATGATAGAGCTCGGCGAGCTGAAGAAGACCTTGGACCTTTTGGGCTTAGAGATAGGCCGGGCGAAGAGAATCACGAACGCCTTGGAGCACATATTGATCCCAAGGATAATGGCATCAATAAAATACCTCCAGATGAAGTTTGAGGAGAGGGAGAGGGAGGAGAAAGTCAGGCTGAAGAGGCTTAAGATGATCCTCTCGAGGCGATGA